A region of uncultured Carboxylicivirga sp. DNA encodes the following proteins:
- a CDS encoding sigma-70 family RNA polymerase sigma factor yields the protein MGKLRYNNNELLEGVYNRDSRIIKYIMGLVWVPVRDLVLQNSGKEDDAMNLIQEGFIAIYAKTEKPQLTASFTTYFYAICRNIWLNELRLRKKESTVLKNIENTVVIAEEVDEEQLYEKRRQLYLKHFKNISKVCQDLLRLVSKGFSNEDITAELAFSSLQYMKNRRTQCNKKLLDMIKEDPQYKALKYGL from the coding sequence ATGGGAAAATTACGTTATAATAATAACGAATTACTGGAAGGTGTTTATAACCGGGACAGCCGTATAATAAAATATATTATGGGGTTGGTTTGGGTACCTGTGCGAGATTTAGTCCTTCAGAATAGTGGAAAGGAAGACGATGCGATGAACTTGATTCAGGAAGGATTCATTGCCATTTATGCAAAAACCGAAAAACCACAATTGACAGCCTCTTTTACTACTTATTTCTATGCTATTTGCCGTAACATATGGCTAAATGAATTACGCCTCAGAAAAAAGGAAAGTACAGTTCTCAAAAATATTGAGAATACCGTAGTTATAGCTGAGGAAGTTGATGAAGAACAACTTTACGAAAAAAGAAGACAGTTATATCTCAAACATTTCAAAAATATCTCTAAAGTTTGTCAGGATCTGCTTAGACTTGTTTCTAAAGGTTTTTCAAACGAAGATATTACTGCAGAACTTGCATTTAGTTCTTTACAATATATGAAAAACAGAAGAACTCAGTGCAATAAGAAATTATTGGATATGATTAAAGAGGATCCTCAATATAAAGCATTAAAGTATGGATTATAA
- a CDS encoding methyltransferase — protein MKKNFKMANNYFQFKQFRINQDKAAMKVGTDGVLLGAWAAIENSQTILDVGTGTGLIALMAAQRNPNAEIIAIDIDQNACEQAFENIQCSPWADRISVVHSSIQDFTSKNQNKFDYIISNPPFFNKSLKSQNTARNLARHTDSLSFEELFHCSIQLSSPSASLGLITPYLLEKEIISIKNYYDYNLSRILRVKGDINKQIVRSLLEFNIGKATNFNEEIMYIEKGKRHAYSEEYKVLTRDFYLTF, from the coding sequence TTGAAGAAAAATTTTAAAATGGCAAATAACTACTTCCAATTTAAACAATTCAGAATCAACCAGGACAAAGCTGCAATGAAAGTTGGAACTGATGGTGTTTTATTAGGGGCATGGGCAGCAATAGAAAATAGTCAAACGATTCTTGATGTTGGCACAGGAACAGGTCTAATTGCATTAATGGCAGCTCAACGTAATCCCAATGCTGAAATTATAGCCATAGATATCGATCAAAATGCTTGCGAACAAGCATTTGAAAATATTCAATGTTCTCCATGGGCAGATAGAATTTCTGTTGTACATTCTTCTATTCAGGATTTTACATCTAAAAATCAAAACAAATTTGATTATATCATTTCCAACCCACCATTTTTTAATAAGAGTTTAAAATCCCAAAATACAGCCAGGAACCTTGCCAGACATACGGACAGCCTGAGCTTTGAAGAATTATTTCATTGTTCAATACAATTGAGTTCTCCTTCAGCCTCTCTAGGATTGATCACCCCATACTTGCTGGAAAAAGAAATTATTAGCATAAAAAACTATTACGATTATAACCTTTCAAGAATTCTTCGCGTAAAAGGGGATATTAATAAGCAGATTGTCAGAAGTCTTCTTGAATTTAATATTGGCAAAGCAACTAATTTTAATGAAGAAATAATGTACATTGAAAAAGGTAAGCGCCATGCATATTCTGAGGAATACAAAGTACTAACGAGAGACTTTTATTTGACTTTTTAA
- a CDS encoding TIGR02757 family protein, with protein sequence MNLKEIKDFLDEKVLKYNQPEFIENDPIQIPHLFKQKQDIEISAFLAASIAWGKRDQIIKSSLKLMNLMDNAPYDFISNASSSDLHRFEEFYYRTFSSVDCIYFIQALMLIYQKHGGIENVFNEGYRAGGIKEAISSFRKEFLSFNSPTRSHKHVANIEKGASAKRINMFLRWMVRNDKKGVDFGIWKTISTKDLLLPLDVHTGNVSRKLGLLMRKQNDIKAVDEVMNHLRTFDSNDPVKYDFALFGLGVEEKF encoded by the coding sequence ATGAATCTTAAGGAGATTAAAGATTTTCTTGATGAAAAAGTCCTAAAATATAATCAACCCGAGTTTATCGAGAATGATCCCATCCAGATTCCACATCTCTTTAAACAAAAACAAGATATCGAAATTTCGGCTTTTCTTGCAGCCTCAATTGCCTGGGGCAAACGAGACCAAATAATAAAGAGTTCACTTAAACTCATGAATCTTATGGATAATGCACCATATGATTTCATTTCCAATGCTTCTTCTTCCGACCTGCATCGTTTTGAGGAGTTTTATTACCGCACATTTTCGTCGGTTGATTGCATCTATTTTATTCAAGCCTTAATGCTGATATACCAAAAACATGGTGGTATAGAGAATGTTTTTAATGAAGGTTACCGAGCTGGAGGAATTAAAGAAGCAATATCCAGTTTCAGAAAAGAATTTCTAAGCTTTAACTCCCCAACACGATCCCATAAACATGTTGCTAATATTGAAAAAGGAGCTTCAGCTAAACGCATAAACATGTTTTTAAGATGGATGGTTCGAAATGATAAGAAAGGTGTTGATTTTGGTATATGGAAAACCATTTCAACGAAAGACTTATTGCTTCCTCTGGATGTACACACTGGTAATGTATCCCGTAAATTAGGCCTTCTAATGCGAAAGCAAAATGACATAAAAGCTGTTGATGAAGTCATGAATCATCTAAGAACATTTGACTCCAACGACCCTGTTAAGTACGATTTTGCTTTATTTGGATTAGGAGTTGAAGAAAAATTTTAA
- a CDS encoding ABC transporter ATP-binding protein: MMVHCSDIKKSYGSLEVLKGIDLSIEKGEVVSIVGASGAGKTTLLQILGTLDKPDSGIIQIDGENILTMNEKQLSRFRNTKIGFVFQFHQLLPEFTALENAILPALINGTNKKQAEKKAKELLSFLSLDHRLEHKPSELSGGEKQRVAVARALVNNPAVVFADEPSGNLDSHNQEELQKLFFDLRTEFNHTFVVVTHDYHLAHMCDRLIEMKDGLINGSNHES, translated from the coding sequence ATGATGGTACATTGCTCTGACATAAAAAAAAGCTACGGCAGCCTCGAAGTGCTAAAAGGAATAGATCTTTCAATAGAAAAAGGTGAAGTAGTTTCTATTGTTGGAGCCAGTGGTGCCGGAAAAACTACTCTTCTTCAGATATTGGGTACATTAGACAAACCTGATTCGGGAATTATTCAAATTGACGGAGAGAATATACTGACCATGAATGAAAAGCAATTATCACGTTTTAGAAACACTAAAATTGGATTTGTTTTTCAGTTTCATCAGCTATTACCTGAATTTACAGCTTTAGAGAATGCCATTTTACCTGCTCTAATTAATGGCACCAACAAAAAACAGGCTGAAAAAAAAGCAAAGGAATTATTGAGTTTTCTTAGCCTCGATCATCGTCTTGAGCATAAACCATCAGAACTTAGTGGAGGAGAAAAACAACGTGTTGCTGTTGCCAGAGCATTGGTTAATAATCCTGCAGTGGTATTTGCCGATGAACCTTCCGGTAACCTGGATTCACATAATCAGGAAGAACTTCAAAAATTATTCTTCGACCTGAGAACTGAATTTAATCATACATTTGTTGTTGTTACGCATGATTATCACCTGGCTCATATGTGCGATAGATTGATTGAGATGAAAGACGGACTGATTAATGGATCTAATCATGAATCTTAA
- a CDS encoding calcium/sodium antiporter, with product MLPFLLLIAGFVLLFFSGDWLVKASVNLARHFKVSTLVIGITVVAFGTSAPELIVSLSAVFSDSSDISVGNVIGSNIANIALVLGLVAIIFPVKVKRNNIWIDWLVMLIASLGVLIASLNNVISFYEGVVFLLLLALYLVWSVWKSRRDTKQQENIQEPAMSIAKALGFFLMATVGLYFGADWLVKGSKTIAISFGISERVVGLSLVALGTSIPELATSLIAALKKESDISIGNIIGSNIFNIWAVLGTTSVIKPLKVSDAMLHVDYNWMIGVAILLFVLLLPLSKGIINRWKGSVLFIVYATYIYILFF from the coding sequence ATGTTACCATTTTTGTTGTTAATAGCAGGCTTTGTTCTGCTTTTTTTTAGTGGAGATTGGTTGGTGAAGGCAAGTGTTAATTTGGCCCGTCATTTTAAAGTTTCTACACTTGTTATTGGAATTACTGTTGTTGCTTTTGGTACATCTGCACCTGAATTAATTGTTAGCTTAAGCGCTGTTTTTAGCGACTCCTCAGATATATCAGTGGGTAATGTCATTGGCTCAAACATTGCCAACATTGCATTGGTATTGGGTCTGGTAGCCATTATTTTTCCTGTAAAGGTCAAAAGAAACAATATATGGATTGACTGGTTAGTAATGCTGATCGCATCTTTGGGAGTATTGATTGCAAGCTTGAACAACGTAATCTCATTCTATGAAGGTGTTGTTTTTTTACTATTGCTTGCTTTATACCTGGTTTGGTCTGTTTGGAAAAGCAGACGTGATACAAAGCAGCAGGAAAACATTCAGGAACCTGCAATGAGTATTGCAAAGGCATTAGGTTTCTTTTTAATGGCTACTGTTGGTTTATATTTTGGTGCTGATTGGTTAGTGAAAGGATCCAAAACAATTGCAATCAGTTTTGGAATCAGTGAAAGGGTGGTAGGATTGTCACTTGTTGCTCTTGGCACCAGCATACCTGAACTGGCAACTTCATTAATAGCTGCTCTTAAGAAAGAATCTGACATCTCAATAGGTAATATTATTGGTTCAAATATTTTCAACATCTGGGCAGTTTTAGGAACCACTTCTGTAATCAAACCTTTAAAAGTTAGTGATGCTATGCTTCATGTTGATTACAATTGGATGATCGGGGTTGCCATTCTTTTATTTGTTTTGTTATTACCACTATCCAAAGGAATCATAAACCGTTGGAAAGGAAGTGTGTTGTTTATAGTGTACGCTACTTATATTTATATTTTGTTTTTCTGA
- a CDS encoding twin-arginine translocase TatA/TatE family subunit translates to MMNLLFISGGEILIVGLVVLLLFGAKSIPDVARMLGKGMNEFKRASDEIKRELRDQTSDIRKDINEARTFVNDEVKDVKKAVDTDLSVDDDPYNLKEAEKQDENQAEVKSTKKKINPIEKTPEAKTEGDGPISREDVIEE, encoded by the coding sequence ATGATGAATTTGTTATTTATTTCAGGTGGTGAAATACTTATTGTAGGGCTTGTGGTCTTATTGTTGTTTGGAGCTAAAAGCATTCCGGATGTTGCCAGAATGTTGGGAAAAGGAATGAATGAGTTCAAACGTGCATCTGATGAAATCAAAAGGGAATTAAGGGATCAAACCAGCGATATCAGAAAAGATATAAACGAAGCACGGACCTTTGTTAATGATGAAGTAAAGGATGTAAAAAAGGCTGTCGACACAGATTTATCAGTTGATGATGATCCTTATAATTTGAAAGAAGCTGAAAAGCAGGATGAAAACCAGGCTGAAGTAAAAAGTACCAAAAAAAAGATTAATCCCATTGAAAAAACACCAGAAGCCAAAACAGAGGGTGATGGACCCATTTCGAGAGAGGATGTTATCGAAGAATAA
- the secDF gene encoding protein translocase subunit SecDF, whose translation MQNKGAIRLFAILLALVSLYQLFFTYKTRSVEADAKAIAGGDPKIEFAYLDSIKNETVYSFFWFRDYTYQECKEREINFGLDLKGGMNLILEVKVSDVVLALSNYNTDETFRAALKKAEEMEKTSSEDYITLFGQAYQDLDGNAQLATIFNTIELKEKVSYNSTNEEVLKVIRTEAQSAIDNAFNILRTRIDRFGVTQPNVQKLEKAGRVLVELPGVTEPQRVRKLLQGTASLEFWETYENGELFQYLFQADSKVRELEEAKKPVKEEAVEAATQTTEADSDLSLLGQLDNDSTSIDSLATDTKSLFSYLQPNYGQQGPFPGPVVGLSLARDTAEVNGYLQNSVVRSLFPKDVKFFWTVKPVDQEYMKSRFPEANEKESAFQLVAIKVSTHDGRPPLEGDVITSARSQTNQRGQFEVSMSMNAEGAKTWARLTGANIDRSIAIVLDGYVYSFPTVNTKIDGGSSQITGNFTPSEAEDLANILKSGKLPAPARIVEDTVVGPSLGQEAVNSGFSSFIWAFIIVLVYMLLYYGYRAGWVADFALISNMFFILGVLASFGAVLTLPGIAGIVLTIGMSVDANVLIYERIKEEMRSGKGVQLAVKDGYNNAFSAIIDANVTTFLTGIILFVFGTGPIKGFATTLMIGIATSFFSAIFITRLIFEKMLDKKKTLIFDTSITRNLFANMHIKFLEKKNIFFIISGILILASVGSLATRGLKQGIDFTGGRTFVVRFDEQVSSVDIQKSLTSVFDESNVEVKQFGNEGDQVRIATNFMVDNNDDNTDNLVETKLYEGLTSFLGSDVDQETFLTDYRMSSQKVGPTIASDIKRNASLAIIFSLLVIFLYILARFSNWQFGLGALVALVHDVVIVLGIFSLTYSFMPFSLEIDQAFIAAILTVIGYSINDTVVVFDRIREYFKLHPKRDKVEVTDAALNSTVSRTVNTSLTTFIVLLIIFLFGGEVIRGFVFALMIGVVVGTYSSLFIATPIADFFLKDKNQKK comes from the coding sequence ATGCAAAACAAAGGAGCAATAAGACTATTTGCCATTCTTCTGGCGTTAGTCAGCTTATATCAACTATTTTTTACTTACAAGACACGAAGTGTTGAGGCCGATGCAAAGGCTATTGCGGGTGGTGATCCGAAAATAGAGTTCGCTTATTTAGACTCCATTAAAAACGAAACAGTATACAGTTTCTTTTGGTTTCGTGATTATACTTACCAGGAGTGTAAAGAGCGTGAGATAAACTTTGGTCTTGACCTTAAAGGTGGTATGAACCTTATCCTTGAGGTGAAGGTTTCAGATGTTGTTCTTGCTCTGTCAAACTACAACACTGACGAAACTTTCCGTGCAGCTTTGAAGAAAGCTGAAGAAATGGAAAAAACCAGTTCTGAAGACTATATCACACTTTTCGGACAAGCATATCAGGATTTGGATGGAAATGCACAACTTGCAACTATCTTCAATACCATTGAACTGAAAGAAAAAGTTAGCTATAACTCAACCAACGAGGAAGTATTAAAAGTAATCAGAACAGAAGCTCAGAGTGCCATTGACAATGCTTTTAATATCCTTCGTACTCGTATCGACCGTTTTGGTGTTACTCAGCCCAACGTTCAAAAGCTTGAAAAAGCCGGACGTGTATTGGTTGAATTACCTGGTGTTACTGAGCCTCAAAGGGTACGTAAGCTATTACAGGGAACAGCTAGCTTAGAGTTCTGGGAGACTTACGAAAACGGTGAATTATTCCAATATTTATTTCAGGCTGATTCAAAGGTTCGCGAATTAGAAGAAGCTAAAAAACCTGTAAAAGAAGAAGCTGTAGAAGCTGCAACTCAGACAACTGAAGCAGATAGTGATTTATCATTATTGGGTCAATTAGACAACGATAGTACTTCTATTGATTCTTTAGCAACCGATACAAAATCTTTATTTAGCTATCTTCAACCAAATTACGGACAACAAGGACCATTCCCTGGACCGGTTGTTGGTTTGTCTCTTGCCCGTGATACTGCTGAAGTAAATGGCTATTTACAAAATTCGGTTGTAAGAAGCTTGTTTCCTAAAGATGTTAAATTCTTCTGGACAGTTAAACCTGTTGACCAGGAGTATATGAAGTCACGTTTCCCTGAGGCAAACGAAAAAGAATCAGCATTCCAGTTAGTAGCTATCAAAGTTAGCACTCACGATGGTCGTCCTCCTTTAGAAGGGGATGTTATTACATCAGCACGAAGTCAAACTAACCAACGTGGACAATTTGAAGTATCTATGAGCATGAATGCTGAAGGTGCTAAAACCTGGGCTCGTTTAACAGGTGCTAATATAGATCGCAGTATTGCTATTGTTTTAGATGGTTATGTATATAGCTTCCCAACTGTTAATACTAAAATTGACGGAGGAAGCAGCCAGATTACAGGTAACTTTACACCTTCTGAAGCGGAAGACTTGGCAAACATTCTAAAGTCTGGTAAATTACCTGCTCCTGCTCGAATTGTAGAAGATACTGTAGTAGGTCCTTCTCTTGGTCAGGAAGCTGTTAACAGCGGTTTCTCATCTTTCATTTGGGCATTTATCATTGTACTTGTCTATATGTTATTGTACTATGGTTATCGTGCAGGTTGGGTAGCTGACTTCGCCCTTATATCTAACATGTTCTTCATTTTAGGAGTACTTGCATCATTTGGGGCTGTATTAACATTACCTGGTATTGCTGGTATTGTGCTTACTATTGGTATGTCGGTAGATGCGAATGTTCTTATCTACGAACGTATTAAAGAAGAGATGAGATCGGGTAAAGGAGTTCAATTAGCGGTTAAAGACGGATATAACAATGCCTTCTCTGCAATTATTGATGCTAACGTAACTACTTTCTTAACTGGTATCATACTATTTGTTTTTGGTACAGGACCAATTAAAGGTTTTGCTACCACTTTGATGATCGGTATTGCAACATCATTCTTCTCAGCTATTTTCATTACTCGCTTGATTTTTGAAAAAATGTTGGATAAGAAGAAAACTCTTATTTTCGATACTTCAATTACTAGAAACTTATTTGCTAACATGCACATTAAATTCCTTGAGAAGAAAAACATTTTCTTCATCATTTCAGGAATATTAATTCTTGCTTCTGTTGGTTCATTGGCTACTCGTGGTTTAAAACAAGGTATTGATTTTACCGGAGGACGTACTTTTGTAGTTCGTTTTGATGAGCAGGTTTCTTCAGTTGATATTCAAAAATCACTTACTTCAGTATTTGATGAATCAAATGTTGAAGTAAAGCAATTTGGTAACGAAGGTGATCAGGTTCGTATCGCAACTAACTTTATGGTTGACAACAACGATGACAACACTGATAACTTGGTTGAAACTAAATTATACGAAGGTCTTACCTCATTCCTTGGATCTGATGTTGATCAGGAAACTTTCTTAACTGATTACCGAATGAGTTCTCAGAAAGTTGGGCCAACTATTGCAAGTGATATTAAGCGAAATGCCAGTTTGGCAATTATCTTCAGTTTACTTGTTATTTTCTTATATATCCTTGCCCGATTCAGCAACTGGCAATTTGGCTTAGGAGCATTGGTTGCTTTGGTTCATGACGTGGTAATTGTATTAGGTATATTCTCTTTGACCTATTCATTCATGCCTTTCTCATTGGAAATTGACCAGGCATTCATTGCTGCAATCTTAACCGTAATTGGATACTCTATCAACGATACCGTGGTTGTATTCGACCGTATCCGTGAGTATTTCAAACTTCATCCAAAACGCGATAAAGTTGAAGTTACAGATGCAGCATTAAACTCAACCGTAAGCCGTACAGTAAATACATCATTAACTACCTTTATTGTGTTGTTAATTATCTTCTTGTTCGGTGGTGAGGTAATTCGTGGATTTGTATTTGCATTGATGATTGGTGTAGTAGTTGGTACTTACTCATCATTATTCATTGCAACTCCAATTGCAGATTTCTTTTTGAAAGATAAAAACCAAAAGAAATAA
- a CDS encoding ABC transporter permease → MMLKHHIKVAVRNIRKQGFYSFLNILSLSVGITLSLLVLLLVKHELSYDKSFNQSESIYRVATKGILSSNFINSATSPMPLGDLMTKYDEVESVVRFVPGANNVVSYEDIKFNEEHFRFADASFFEIFDLEIIASEDENLLNSPNSVVLTKSAAKKYFGEQNPIGKIITRANMNYKVTGICEDMPVTSHFKFNFLASISTIDAILLKKADTTYVQNWKKDWLYLNCYTYIKLKPAVESRYFEENFNKEKDALLLPQVKETLNSELSTDSIKLDFYLQPITDIHLHSHLTAELQPNSKPVYINLFIFIAVFILLTTCINFINLTTAKARRRFNEVALRQMVGAGRRQLVWQFLTEAILYSLSATFFGLVLLELLIPFFNFFFNLQLNFSILTGWIDFFWILMLVLFVSIMSGAFPAFFFSGLKPKHILQGNYRIKNNGLLVRGIFVCAQIAISIFLLIVVTGMWWQISYINQYNPGFDSENIMVIERGGAIGKNYQNFKSDLLRINGIVSVSACSSLPGDDYFQGTFKIKNGVNEKVAVLPMNYVDRDYFTMLNLTLKTGRFLDEEEGDSLGILLNHTAITEYDIKKPLGQKIEVFGNKDFELNVVGVVKDFHFETYYEKIKPLALILMGEKMNFDYILVKLNAQHTVATSQLINETWKKYSESSPFEWQMLTNRLSNLYEEDIRIAKIISVFAILSLFMTILGIIALTAFITEYKSKDIGIKKVLGISRQSIILQIFSDFSLYIIIGVILSILPAFIALTAWIESYAYARFLNGFIFILDAVFVAGLAYLSVFYQSYRMASERPADSWQYK, encoded by the coding sequence ATGATGCTGAAGCACCACATAAAAGTTGCCGTACGAAATATCAGGAAACAAGGATTTTACTCGTTTCTTAATATTTTAAGCTTATCTGTTGGCATTACATTAAGTCTGCTTGTACTTCTGTTGGTGAAGCATGAGTTAAGTTACGACAAATCATTCAATCAAAGTGAGTCAATTTATCGTGTTGCTACAAAAGGTATTTTAAGCTCCAATTTTATTAATAGTGCCACCAGCCCAATGCCTTTGGGCGATTTAATGACAAAATATGACGAAGTAGAGTCTGTTGTTCGTTTTGTACCCGGAGCCAATAATGTTGTTTCATATGAGGATATAAAGTTTAATGAGGAGCATTTTCGATTTGCAGATGCTTCCTTTTTTGAAATATTCGATCTTGAGATCATTGCAAGCGAAGATGAAAATTTATTAAACTCACCTAATTCGGTAGTTCTAACCAAATCTGCAGCTAAGAAATATTTTGGCGAGCAAAATCCGATAGGTAAAATTATTACGCGAGCAAATATGAATTATAAAGTGACAGGCATTTGTGAAGATATGCCCGTAACAAGTCACTTCAAATTTAATTTCCTGGCATCAATATCAACAATTGATGCAATCTTGCTCAAGAAGGCAGATACTACGTATGTTCAAAACTGGAAGAAAGACTGGCTCTATCTTAATTGCTATACTTATATTAAACTTAAGCCTGCAGTTGAATCAAGGTATTTTGAAGAAAATTTTAATAAAGAAAAAGATGCCCTGCTGTTACCTCAGGTTAAAGAAACTCTAAATTCAGAATTATCAACTGACAGCATAAAACTTGATTTTTATCTGCAGCCAATAACTGATATACATTTACATTCTCATTTAACTGCCGAATTACAGCCTAATTCAAAACCCGTCTATATTAATCTGTTCATTTTCATTGCTGTTTTTATACTGCTAACAACCTGTATAAATTTCATCAATTTAACAACAGCCAAAGCTCGCAGACGATTTAACGAAGTTGCATTGCGTCAAATGGTTGGCGCTGGGCGACGACAATTAGTATGGCAATTTCTTACAGAAGCAATCTTATACAGTTTAAGCGCAACCTTCTTCGGACTTGTTTTGCTTGAACTTCTTATACCCTTTTTTAATTTCTTCTTCAACCTACAACTTAATTTTTCAATTTTAACAGGATGGATTGATTTCTTCTGGATATTAATGCTGGTTCTTTTTGTCAGCATTATGTCCGGAGCCTTTCCTGCCTTTTTCTTTTCCGGATTAAAACCAAAGCATATTTTACAAGGCAACTACAGAATTAAAAATAACGGTTTACTGGTAAGAGGTATATTTGTATGTGCTCAAATTGCAATAAGTATTTTCCTTTTAATAGTTGTAACGGGTATGTGGTGGCAAATCAGTTACATCAACCAATATAATCCGGGATTCGACTCTGAAAACATAATGGTAATTGAAAGAGGCGGTGCAATTGGTAAAAACTATCAAAATTTCAAATCCGACCTTCTTAGAATAAATGGCATTGTGTCTGTAAGTGCTTGCAGCAGTCTGCCCGGAGATGATTACTTTCAGGGGACCTTCAAAATAAAAAATGGTGTAAATGAAAAAGTAGCCGTCTTACCAATGAATTATGTCGATAGGGATTATTTCACCATGCTTAATCTTACCTTGAAGACAGGGCGCTTTTTGGATGAAGAGGAAGGTGATTCATTAGGAATTTTACTCAATCATACTGCAATTACCGAATATGACATAAAAAAACCATTGGGTCAAAAGATTGAAGTCTTCGGAAATAAAGATTTTGAATTAAACGTGGTTGGTGTTGTAAAAGATTTTCATTTTGAAACATATTATGAAAAAATTAAACCATTGGCATTAATTCTGATGGGAGAAAAAATGAATTTCGATTATATCCTGGTAAAACTTAATGCACAACATACAGTTGCGACATCACAACTTATTAATGAAACCTGGAAAAAATATTCTGAAAGTTCTCCTTTTGAGTGGCAAATGCTTACTAACCGACTATCAAATTTATATGAAGAAGATATTCGAATAGCTAAAATTATTTCGGTTTTCGCCATTTTATCTCTATTCATGACAATTCTTGGAATAATTGCCTTAACCGCCTTTATTACCGAATACAAATCTAAAGACATTGGAATAAAAAAAGTATTGGGTATTTCACGCCAAAGCATTATTCTTCAAATATTTTCTGATTTTAGTCTGTACATAATTATTGGTGTCATCTTATCTATATTACCAGCATTTATTGCTTTGACAGCATGGATCGAGAGTTATGCATATGCTCGATTTTTAAATGGTTTTATTTTTATTCTGGATGCAGTTTTTGTTGCAGGCTTGGCATATCTATCGGTTTTCTATCAATCGTACCGGATGGCTTCTGAAAGGCCTGCTGACAGTTGGCAATACAAATAA
- a CDS encoding ABC transporter ATP-binding protein translates to MIHTRNLTKIHRNGGVEQTILQNVNIDIEAGEFVCLLGPSGSGKTTLMNIFGLIDTPTSGDFLMMGHDVTKLKERQRINLRRGSIGNIFRNFGLIDELNVYENIELPLQYLKYNKQHRYKKVNSILKELNISHLKSYYTNQLNGLQQQLVGIGRAMVIDPDIILADEPTGCLNSSAGSTIMNTLNSINEKGTTIVMASHSANDAEKAQRIIQIFDGHIITENIKNRL, encoded by the coding sequence ATGATTCACACACGAAACTTAACCAAGATACACAGGAATGGTGGTGTTGAGCAAACCATTCTTCAAAATGTCAACATTGACATTGAAGCAGGTGAGTTTGTATGCCTGCTTGGGCCATCTGGTTCGGGCAAGACTACACTGATGAATATTTTTGGTTTAATTGACACCCCCACATCTGGTGATTTTTTGATGATGGGACATGACGTGACAAAACTTAAAGAAAGACAACGAATTAATCTTCGAAGAGGGAGCATAGGTAATATCTTTAGAAACTTTGGATTAATAGATGAACTTAATGTTTATGAAAACATTGAATTACCTCTTCAATATTTAAAATATAATAAGCAACACAGATATAAGAAAGTAAATTCCATTCTTAAAGAATTAAATATCTCACATTTAAAATCATATTATACAAATCAATTAAACGGTCTTCAGCAACAACTGGTTGGAATTGGTCGTGCAATGGTTATTGATCCGGATATTATTCTGGCTGATGAACCAACAGGCTGCTTAAATTCAAGTGCCGGAAGCACCATTATGAACACCTTAAATTCGATCAACGAAAAGGGTACAACCATTGTAATGGCAAGTCATTCGGCTAACGATGCAGAAAAAGCACAACGCATTATTCAAATTTTTGACGGACATATTATTACTGAAAACATTAAAAACAGACTATAA